One Aegilops tauschii subsp. strangulata cultivar AL8/78 chromosome 7, Aet v6.0, whole genome shotgun sequence genomic window carries:
- the LOC141026535 gene encoding uncharacterized protein codes for MHKSQQALLHDKSKFQEHKRRPRDEHHQDGATTTTTSASSPSAMKASSPLDVRHLCLLPVSSPTSTSSTTRRPPTSEGDTSIFGIPSRTMAEHGKFPSVMETSYEVPHHMGLQQQDGDKKVEHGTIPSTKAAIGVEHGDICTTISLTSTYEEMPQFPCEESHPTMSDMSDSTICDIKCISYERMSVTTTSPTHESMPHILCEVESHLSDSTNHTSESIQEGVSEPQHLVSEVVDTTCEATMISNDLTSTPSVFSSLVLGLLHDDMPILDESIPPMETTMAMVYNDAPPTWFHQDEDDNEWILDTSTTTHERCSKGNIGDGASLVPLVDYLTNDCLHDVDTHITMLHASATSSCHDLPIYDKYDDDHVELPSCDAMLHRISCENYRANSILAPSWFPPPGFALTFRACSVLPLVFPLRQLECPSVTAALGQHRLTVTARRFGHICPGFDTPSLLVVF; via the coding sequence atgcacaagtcccaacaagctctaCTTCACGACAAGTCCAAGTTTCAAgagcacaagagaagaccgcgagacgagcaccaccaagacggagctaccacaacaaccacttcggcatcttcgccaagtgctatgaaggcatcttcgcctttggacgtacggcatctttGCCTACTTCCCgtgagttcgcctacatcgacatcttctacaacaaggcgaccacctacgagcgagggcgacacttccatcttcggaatcCCATCAAGGacgatggccgagcatgggaaattcccttcggtcatggagacgagctatgaggtgccacatcatatgggcctccaacaacaagacggcgacaagaaggttgagcatgggactatcccgtcaaccaaggcggcgataggagttgagcatggagacatttgcaccacCATCTCTCTGACATCAACATATGAAGAGATGCctcaattcccatgtgaggagagccaccccaccatgagtgatatgagtgactccaccatatgtgacattaagtgcatttcctatgagcggatgagtgtgaccaccactagccccacacatgagagcatgccacacatcctatgtgaggttgagagccatttgagtgactccaccaaccatacgagtgagagcatccaagagggagtgagtgagccacaacacttagtgagtgaggtagttgacacaacatgtgaggccactatgatttctaatgacttaacctctactcctagtgtgttttcttctttggtgctaggtctcctacatgacgacatgcctatcctcgatgagtccatacctccaatggagacgacgatggccatggtgtacaacgatgcaccccccacatggttccatcaagatgaagatgacaacGAGTGGATCTTGGACACCTCAactacaacacatgagcgatgctccaaaggtaacataggtgatggtgcttctcttgtcccactagtggactatcttaccaatgattgcttgcatgatgttgacacacatattaccatgcttcatgctagtgcgacttcctcatgtcacgacttaccaatttatgataaatatgatgatgatcatgttgagttgcctagttgtgatgctatgctccatcggatatcatgtgaaaattatAGGGCCAATTCCATTCTTGCCCCTAGTTGGTTCCCACCcccgggttttgcccttacttttcgggcatgctcagttttgcccttagtTTTTCCCCTCCGTCAGCTTGAATGCCCTTCTGTCACAGCTGCGCTTGGTCAGCACCGTTTGACCGTGACGGCTCGACGTTTTGGACACATTTGCCCTGGGTTTGATACCCCCTCCCTTTTAGTCGTCTTCTAG